The DNA region tagtccaacTTTAATCGGAAAAGActctgttatccccaccggtgtttgaatgttagtcgaaactctgtcatacatatcccgtatagcTTCAATGTACACtaaagaaatacctctagccttgaggctatcccatatgacacgtcgtggtatgctatcatatgcTTTCTTCAGGTCAATGAATACCATATGTAGatctttctttcgctccctatatttcttCATTAGTCTcgtcaaaacatgaattgcttCTATAGCTGACCTTCTTGGCATAAAACCGAATTAGTTCTCTCTAATGACCGTTTcctgtctaattctcctctctattactctttcccacaatttccttgtgtggcttagaagtttgataccttTGGTGTCAAGCTTCCGATACAAGTCCTCATAACCACGGCTTTTTGCCTCCGTTACCGCTTTCTTTGCAGCCcgctttgcttctttatagctcACTCTCTTTTCTATCCTATCCTCATCTTCCGTGCATGCCAGAAAATCCTtaaatttcttgtttttatcctttatcttcttttccatCTCATTGTTCCACCACCACGACTCTTGgaacacttttggtttaccCGACGACACCCCCAAGGTCTCTTTTGCTGTTGTTCTAATGGTTTTTTCCATGTTCACCCACATTTCATTCGCATCCTCTAATTGACTTGGGAAGCCCAATAAACTTATTTTGCTTAACAGGGTTGTGACCATATCCCCTTTGAGTCTCCCGCACATGATCTTTCCCCTGGACTCGACCTTCTTCTCTATgattttcttcctcatcctgaaAACAAGTACTAAAAGCCTGTGTTAGGTGGGCATCTCTGTACCCAACACCACCTTACAATCCAAGCATGAGGGCCGATCTCCCTTGCGCACTAAGAAATAATCAACTTGGGTTGCATGCCGGCTGCTCTTATATGTGGTCAAATGCTCCtctttctttctaaagatcgaGTTTGCTATAACCAGATCTTTTGCTAGCGCAAACTCCAACAAATTCTCCACACTCTCATTCCTTGCCCCCAAACCAAACCCTCCATGTACCGAGTTATAGTTGCCTGCATCTCTGCCTATATGCCCGTTAAAGTCCCCTCCTAAGAAAACTTTCTCATCTTCCGGGATAGTTCTCATGAGCTCTTCTAGGTTATCCTAGAACTCGCACTTCACCTGCTCATCGAGCCCAACTTGGGGCTCGTACGCACTGACAATGGATATGATCTCTTCCCCCACTACTATCCTAACTAGCATTATCTTGTCATTACATCTCCGTACTTCAACCAATTGCTTTAGAATATCGTTAGACACTAGGATGTCAACCTTGTTATGTCTGCCGTCCAATCCTGCATACCATAGCTTATATCCCTTTATAAGCTTTGCTTTTTCTCCCTTCCACCTAGTCTCTTGAACACACACTACATAGATCTTGTATTCAGAGAGCTCATTGGCCAACTCCAACAACTTGGCTTCTAAGGTACCTATGTTCCAAGACCTCACTCTTAGTTCTAGATCCTGCTTACGTTGCCCTCTCGACCCCCTCCTTGCACCTGATCTCAGGTGACCATAATTGCTTCCTATCTCTATATTCAGCTACTACGGACTAAGGTAAGAGGTTACTAACAAATCACTTATAGAGATCAAcacgaaacaaaaaaaaaagaacaaaaaaacacaaaaaaaaacaaagtaaatTCTCCAATTCCAATAATTAGAAACTAGATTCAATtccaatttcaataaaaatataaggttcaatgattaaggGAAAAACGCAGGGGTTTATATGGGTGTATGGGTACAgattgaaataataaaaaaccTGAAAATGAACctgaaaatgaaataaaaaaataataataatagtggtACCAAAACAAAAGTTCATAAAGTCAAAGCTATGCCAAAAGCTACAAAAACTTCCAAAAACTACCAAAAACTATGGAGTATGTTAGAAGCAGCAAAAAATAAATCATGTAAAGGGCTAATTAGCTTACAGCAAAGAGAAATAAGAGCAAAAGGACTTAGAATGAAACTAAAAAACATAAAGGGCTAAGGACGGGTATCACCTCTGTTAGCGGTTGTACGCCGGTCGACCTTCCTTTCCCAAATTGTCTGGTTCAAACCACAGCGGTGAGACAGAGATCGGAGTAAGGATGGTAGTCCAATGACGTTACTGTACCTGTGGTGGTGAGGATGGTGATCGATTTTTCCACACCTGCAAAAAGAAGGGAGGGAAAGGGGTGGTGGTTGGGGTGGGGGTGGGAGCAGCGGTGGTGTGGGAAAGTCTTGTGTACCGTTAGAGAGAAAGTATTCTATGAGcagaattaaaatattaaacaacTCAAATGGCATAAAAATGGATGAAAGAGAAAGTTTGAGTTGCATACAAATTGAAGAGGAGGAAAACTGCATAAGACATATGAGGAAAATAATGAAAACATATgagtaaaatattaaattatttttgactattttttcagCCAATTATACATTTTAGTTTGagtgaaaaaatatattattatcttaTGAATAAAAAGTTGGAACGAGAATAAGACAATTAAGTAATCAATCTCCTTACAAAGGAGATTTTTTTGGATGGGGATGATGGCAAAAAAACTAAGTATTGTATAGTTGCAAATCCTAGAAACACCATGAGAGAGGAGGCCTTAGTATAGGTAATGTACAACTACAGAATCTTGGATTACTTATTAAGTGGTGGTAGAGGTATGGAATTGAAGAATATACTTTACGGAAAAGGATTACAAAGTCTATTTGTACATTACATACtaattttgaaaaatgtttGATTGATTGGGGTTTGAAAAATATCATGACAATGACCGTATACAATGCAAGTTCAAATGACATAGCGGCCAATTACCTTAagaaaagacttaacatttggAATGCTGGTTTGTTGGAGGGTCAATACCTACATATGAGATGTGCATCacatattttcaatttgattgtgAAAGATGGTTTGAATGAAGTTGATTTGTCTGTTTTGAAAGTTCGTGCTCTTGTGAAGTATGTAAGGTCTTCTTCTGCTAGGCTTAAAAAGTTTAAAGAATGCATAAAAGAGGAGAAAGAGGAAAGCAAAAGCCTTGTTGTTTTGGATATTGAAACTAGATGGAATTCAACTTATCTAATGCTTGAATCTGCtatcaaatttaaaaagtcatttgcttctttatgcatgaaagattCTGCTTTAGTTAAGTTACTTAGAAAGTTTGGTGGTGCTCCTACTGAAGAGGATTGGAAGAAAGTGTCTATTTTCTTACCTTTCTTGAGTGTTTTTAATGATGCAACTTTGAGATTTTCTACTTCTCTTTATGTAAGTTGCAATTCTTATGCACATGAGATTTTCGGGACTAGATTATTGTTTGCCAACAACATGAGTGTCGATGATGAGGGTATGAGGAAAATGGCTACCAATATGATGgtgaaatataacaaatattatggaaacattaataatattttagtgtttGTATCTGTTCTCCTTGACCCTAGGCATAAATGGAATTATGTTGATTAGATTGTGCGTGCTTCATATGATGCCACAAAAGCTACTCTCTTGTCACTAAAGATTAAAATGgtttttcaaaatttgtttgattcTAATACTTCTTCTATGCGTCCACCAAAGATAAGTGGGGCTACTTCCTCCACTTTCACCTCTTCAACCTCTTCCATTTTTACTCAAAAGTGGGACTCAAGGAATGGGGAAGGTGGACCTTATTGAACTAATGAATTCAAGATATCAAATGAAGACAGCTTGTTCATTAACAAATGTAAACAAAAGTGAGTTGGAGAGGTATTTAGAAGATGCATGTGAACCTCATGATTCTAACTTTGAGATTTTACTATGGTGGAAAGATCAAACAAAAAGGTATCCTATTCTTCAAAAGATGGCTAAAGATGTGCTTGCTATACCTATTTCTACCATTGCTTCTGAATCTGCTTTCAGTACTGGTGGTCGTATTCTTGATGATTTTCGAACATCATTGACTCCAAAGATGGCCGAAGCTCTTATTTGCGCACAAGATTGGATTCGTATTTCTAGAACTCCTTTAGCAACAGAGGAGAGTTTGCTTGCACTTGAAGAAATGGAGGAAGGTTAGTACAAAACCGAGTCAGAACCGGGTCACAATTTTAGGTATCCGAAAAAGCGGGTACCCGGATTTCCGGATTCGAGTCGACctggtatccggttttgaacatcCTTACTTTTAAGGACATATATTACTGCATATGCTACTAAATGGAATTGGGTGTGAGATGTTATCAGGAAAAATTTTCATGTAACTGTCGGTAATGGAAGTAGAATGATGTTCTACCATGACATATGGTGTTACTCAGTTGCTTTGAAACTAAAATTTCCTAAACTCTATCTGTAATAGACTCAAAAtccttaatcttaatcttccaattaattattttgaattttcaattgaaattcctaatcctttggatATCCATtttaaaccatctttaattcctaaacctttttccaattttataatttctttcaaatgttaaactttaaaatattattttgtttaaaatttttttataagtactaaaatattattttatta from Amaranthus tricolor cultivar Red isolate AtriRed21 chromosome 3, ASM2621246v1, whole genome shotgun sequence includes:
- the LOC130808326 gene encoding uncharacterized protein LOC130808326; translation: MRTIPEDEKVFLGGDFNGHIGRDAGNYNSVHGGFGLGARNESVENLLEFALAKDLVIANSIFRKKEEHLTTYKSSRHATQVDYFLVRKGDRPSCLDCKDEEENHREEGRVQGKDHVRETQRGYGHNPVKQNKFIGLPKSIRGCE
- the LOC130808325 gene encoding uncharacterized protein LOC130808325, producing MEKTIRTTAKETLGVSSGKPKVFQESWWWNNEMEKKIKDKNKKFKDFLACTEDEDRIEKRVSYKEAKRAAKKAVTEAKSRGYEDLYRKLDTKVLILLIYFIYLHSFYLFRVATSYYLSQTRGLLWLRSS